The following are from one region of the Coffea eugenioides isolate CCC68of chromosome 2, Ceug_1.0, whole genome shotgun sequence genome:
- the LOC113762422 gene encoding BES1/BZR1 homolog protein 4-like isoform X1 codes for MTSGTRLPTWKERENNKRRERRRRAIAAKIFAGLRMYGNYKLPKHCDNNEVLKALCNEAGWVVEEDGTTYRKGCKPAERMDIIGGSATMSPCSSYQPSPGVSYNPSPSSSSFPSPVSSHYAANANGSADANSLIPWLKNLSSGSSPASSKLPHHLYIPSGSISAPVTPPLSSPTARTPRMKDNWNEQIGGSVWGQQYAFLPSSTPPSPGRQTPPDSGWLSGVQTPQDGPSSPTFSLVASNPFGIKEPLSNGGSRMWTPGQSGACSPAIAAGFDQTADVPMADAVSAEFAFGNSTKGLVKPWEGERIHEEFVSDDLELTLGNSKTR; via the exons ATGACGTCGGGGACGAGGCTTCCGACATGGAAGGAAAGAGAGAACAACAAGCGGAGAGAGCGGCGGCGGAGGGCGATCGCCGCCAAGATCTTCGCCGGACTGAGGATGTACGGGAATTATAAGCTCCCCAAGCATTGCGATAATAACGAAGTCTTGAAAGCTCTCTGTAATGAAGCCGGTTGGGTCGTTGAAGAAGACGGCACCACTTACAGAAAG GGATGCAAGCCTGCTGAACGCATGGATATTATTGGTGGTTCTGCAACAATGAGCCCTTGCTCATCATACCAACCAAGTCCTGGCGTATCATACAACCCAAGTCCTTCGTCATCATCCTTCCCAAGCCCTGTTTCATCCCATTATGCTGCCAATGCAAATGGTAGTGCTGATGCTAATTCCCTCATACCTTGGCTTAAAAATTTATCATCCGGCTCATCACCTGCTTCATCCAAGCTCCCACACCATCTTTACATCCCCAGTGGCTCTATAAGCGCTCCAGTCACCCCTCCTTTGAGTTCTCCTACTGCCCGGACCCCACGGATGAAAGATAATTGGAATGAACAAATAGGTGGTTCAGTGTGGGGACAGCAATACGCCTTCTTACCCTCATCTACCCCCCCCAGTCCCGGTCGTCAGACTCCCCCTGATTCAGGGTGGCTGTCTGGTGTTCAAACTCCCCAAGATGGGCCTTCATCTCCAACCTTCAGCCTTGTTGCATCAAATCCATTTGGCATCAAAGAGCCACTTTCAAATGGAGGATCCCGCATGTGGACTCCAGGGCAGAGCGGAGCATGCTCCCCAGCTATTGCAGCTGGTTTTGATCAAACTGCTGATGTCCCCATGGCTGATGCTGTTTCTGCTGAGTTTGCATTTGGCAACAGTACCAAGGGACTGGTCAAGCCGTGGGAAGGGGAGAGGATACATGAGGAATTCGTATCCGATGATCTTGAGCTTACCTTAGGGAACTCTAAAACCAG ATAG
- the LOC113763092 gene encoding heat stress transcription factor A-4c-like gives MDEPCSSNALPPFLTKTYEMVDDPLTNAIVSWSCNNRSFIVWNPPEFSRDLLPNYFKHNNFSSFVRQLNTYGFRKIDPEQWEFANDDFVRGQPHLLKNIYRRKPVHSHSGQGAVESQLSESERRRYKDDIERLKSDKEALLFELQRYKQEEQRFELQVLGTTESVQLMEQKQKNMMSFLSKILQRPILALELMPEPHIHERKRRIPGNSYLNEDISRANTQINSQILQKEHLDASSLLAFNKDLLEELDSTLSFWENILINVGQACDRLTSSPALVESTSCAGSPVVSYTEPNANDVSVGPKISEIDMDCDQNTNTAVINDTANSDELVAMNSTNVPTNGPTGVNDVFWEQFLTENPGSSNSSEVKVNIMIMAGFGGT, from the exons ATGGATGAACCTTGCAGTTCAAATGCGCTGCCACCTTTCCTCACGAAGACATACGAGATGGTGGATGATCCTTTGACAAACGCCATAGTTTCATGGAGTTGCAATAACCGAAGCTTCATTGTCTGGAACCCTCCAGAATTTTCAAGGGATCTACTGCCCAATTACTTCAAGCACAATAACTTTTCCAGCTTTGTCAGACAACTCAACACATAT GGATTCAGGAAGATTGATCCTGAACAATGGGAATTTGCTAATGATGATTTTGTCAGAGGGCAGCCACATCTTCTAAAGAACATTTATAGACGTAAGCCTGTTCATAGTCATTCTGGACAAGGTGCTGTTGAGTCTCAGTTAAGTGAATCAGAAAGACGAAGGTACAAGGATGATATTGAGAGGCTGAAGAGCGATAAAGAGGCACTTCTTTTTGAACTACAGAGGTATAAACAGGAGGAGCAAAGATTTGAATTACAAGTGCTGGGTACGACAGAAAGTGTTCAGCTCATGGAACAGAAGCAAAAGAACATGATGTCCTTCTTGTCTAAAATTTTGCAGAGACCTATACTTGCTTTGGAGCTCATGCCGGAACCACATATTCATGAGAGAAAGAGAAGGATTCCGGGAAACAGTTATCTAAATGAAGACATCAGCAGGGCAAATACCCAAATAAATTCtcaaattttgcaaaaagaGCATTTAGATGCAAGTTCTCTTTTAGCTTTCAACAAAGATTTGCTGGAGGAGTTGGACTCTACACTGTCATTCTGGGAAAATATATTGATCAACGTTGGTCAAGCATGTGACAGACTTACTTCATCTCCAGCCTTGGTTGAATCTACAAGTTGTGCTGGGAGCCCTGTTGTGTCTTACACAGAGCCTAATGCTAATGATGTCTCCGTTGGGCCCAAGATCTCTGAGATTGACATGGACTGTGACCAGAATACTAACACTGCTGTCATCAACGATACTGCTAACTCAGACGAACTAGTAGCTATGAATTCCACTAATGTACCCACTAATGGACCAACTGGGGTCAATGATGTATTTTGGGAACAATTCTTGACTGAAAATCCTGGTTCTAGTAATTCATCAGAAGTGAAAGTAAACATCATGATCATGGCAGGTTTTGGTGGAACATGA
- the LOC113762193 gene encoding uncharacterized protein LOC113762193, which translates to MGDGYISAERGTEHLDSRVLDPDPELGSERPWKHVELFNQKYMARSLSQKMAEPASESLTYTRDEVVEKRSLKSGEISQSEEFVAKLSLQTTGEERDDNNDLTRIQSKPERYGMEPHESVIENTTKRAFLNHQGAKSEEYGYKAQLANTEVSNGTNGYLRQQMAKHVENDINLPDCTQDGNGEKEDFKFQQITRRDKSDAYSSEYIEEIGKNTKSVYPQPDNTEAGDENSPSNAGVQSNQSLDSDVGPQKGRYFYYDTPLFGETGSWIPVSIPPMSESEHDEWSRGFSLNGGYLPEGDMGWSGLVGEDKELTMWDVVLEMLLVARGKVSSMASGDIDTISWISGHLIEQAWKEMAETLTEANFGNAQEILESDPPKWLPDSAASSCMLCNVKFHPIMCTRHHCRFCGGIFCGECTKGRSLLPEKFRTGDPQRVCDVCFVRLESVQPFLMDQVSHAAQLPTHDLTDLSTLRSWVNFPWGQSMEYEIYKATNTIRGYTKVGSLAPEKKIPEAILRDAKGLAILTVVKVGMMVTYNVGTGLVVARREDGSWSPPSAISTFGVGWGAQAGGELTDFIIVLRTNSAVKTFSSSTHLSVGAGLSAAFGIIGRTAEADVRAGAGCYAACYTYSCSKGAFVGCSLEGSVVTTRARENSRFYGSQLLKASDILIGSLPRPPAAAMLYRALGDLYQKL; encoded by the exons ATGGGGGACGGATATATTTCAGCTGAAAGAGGAACTGAGCACTTGGATTCTAGGGTTTTGGACCCTGATCCTGAATTG GGTTCTGAGAGACCTTGGAAGCACGTAGAGCTTTTCAATCAAAAGTATATGGCTAGAAGCCTTAGCCAGAAAATGGCTGAACCTGCATCGGAATCACTTACATACACAAGAGATGAAGTTGTGGAAAAGAGAAGTTTGAAGAGTGGAGAAATTTCCCAATCTGAAGAGTTTGTTGCTAaattatcacttcaaaccaCAGGAGAGGAGAGGGATGACAATAATGATCTCACAAGAATACAAAGTAAACCAGAAAGATATGGAATGGAGCCACATGAGTCTGTGATAGAAAATACTACAAAGAGAGCTTTTCTCAACCACCAAGGGGCTAAAAGTGAAGAATATGGTTATAAAGCACAGTTAGCAAACACAGAGGTTAGTAATGGTACTAATGGATATCTGCGCCAACAAATGGCTAAGCATGTGGAGAATGATATCAACCTACCTGACTGTACACAGGATGGAAATGGTGAGAAGGAAGATTTTAAATTCCAGCAGATAACTAGACGTGATAAATCTGATGCTTATTCTTCCGAATACATAGAAGAGATTGGCAAGAATACCAAATCTGTATACCCACAACCAGACAACACAGAAGCTGGTGATGAAAATTCGCCCTCAAATGCTGGAGTGCAAAGTAATCAGAGTCTAGATTCAGATGTAGGCCCTCAGAAAGGAAGGTACTTCTATTACGATACACCTCTTTTTGGAGAAACCGGATCTTGGATTCCTGTTTCTATTCCACCAATGTCAGAAAGTGAGCATGACGAGTGGAGCAGAGGTTTTAGCTTAAACGGAGGGTACCTTCCGGAAGGGGATATGGGCTGGAGTGGGTTGGTAGGTGAAGACAAGGAATTGACCATGTGGGATGTGGTATTGGAAATGTTACTTGTGGCACGAGGGAAGGTCAGTTCCATGGCTTCTGGTGATATTGATACAATTTCATGGATATCTGGTCACCTAATTGAGCAAGCATGGAAAGAGATGGCTGAGACTCTCACAGAAGCTAACTTCGGTAACGCCCAAGAAATTCTTGAATCAGACCCACCAAAATGGTTGCCTGACAGTGCAGCTTCATCTTGCATGTTATGCAATGTGAAATTTCATCCAATTATGTGCACCAGGCATCATTGTCGGTTCTGTGGAGGTATATTCTGTGGAGAGTGCACGAAAGGAAGGAGCTTGTTGCCAGAAAAGTTTCGCACTGGGGATCCGCAACGGGTTTGTGATGTTTGTTTCGTTCGTCTTGAGTCGGTCCAGCCATTCTTGATGGATCAAGTAAGCCATGCTGCACAGTTGCCAACACATGATCTGACTGACCTGAGTACATTAAGATCCTGGGTAAATTTTCCATGGGGCCAGTCAATGGAGTACGAGATCTACAAGGCCACAAATACCATTCGGGGTTATACTAAG GTTGGTTCTCTGGCACCTgaaaagaaaattccagaagCTATTCTACGAGATGCCAAAGGGCTAGCCATACTCACTGTTGTCAAAGTAGGAATGATGGTTACATACAATGTTGGAACTGGATTGGTGGTTGCTCGAAGGGAAGATGGTTCATGGTCTCCACCCTCTGCCATATCTACCTTTGGTGTGGGCTGGGGTGCTCAG GCTGGAGGAGAATTGACTGACTTCATTATAGTGCTGAGAACTAATTCTGCTGTGAAGACCTTCAGTAGTAGTACACATCTATCAGTTGGAGCTGGTCTAAGTGCTGCATTTGGAATCATTGGACGCACTGCAGAAGCAGATGTGCGAGCTGGTGCTGGTTGCTATGCAGCTTGTTATACATATAGCTGCAGTAaag GTGCTTTTGTTGGATGTTCCCTTGAAGGGAGCGTTGTCACAACCCGTGCCCGAGAAAATTCGAGATTTTATGGTAGCCAGTTACTAAAGGCATCTGACATACTTATTGGATCGTTGCCAAGGCCACCTGCAGCAGCCATGCTCTACCGTGCACTGGGAGATCTATACCAGAAGCTTTAA
- the LOC113762422 gene encoding BES1/BZR1 homolog protein 4-like isoform X2 — protein sequence MTSGTRLPTWKERENNKRRERRRRAIAAKIFAGLRMYGNYKLPKHCDNNEVLKALCNEAGWVVEEDGTTYRKGCKPAERMDIIGGSATMSPCSSYQPSPGVSYNPSPSSSSFPSPVSSHYAANANGSADANSLIPWLKNLSSGSSPASSKLPHHLYIPSGSISAPVTPPLSSPTARTPRMKDNWNEQIGGSVWGQQYAFLPSSTPPSPGRQTPPDSGWLSGVQTPQDGPSSPTFSLVASNPFGIKEPLSNGGSRMWTPGQSGACSPAIAAGFDQTADVPMADAVSAEFAFGNSTKGLVKPWEGERIHEEFVSDDLELTLGNSKTR from the exons ATGACGTCGGGGACGAGGCTTCCGACATGGAAGGAAAGAGAGAACAACAAGCGGAGAGAGCGGCGGCGGAGGGCGATCGCCGCCAAGATCTTCGCCGGACTGAGGATGTACGGGAATTATAAGCTCCCCAAGCATTGCGATAATAACGAAGTCTTGAAAGCTCTCTGTAATGAAGCCGGTTGGGTCGTTGAAGAAGACGGCACCACTTACAGAAAG GGATGCAAGCCTGCTGAACGCATGGATATTATTGGTGGTTCTGCAACAATGAGCCCTTGCTCATCATACCAACCAAGTCCTGGCGTATCATACAACCCAAGTCCTTCGTCATCATCCTTCCCAAGCCCTGTTTCATCCCATTATGCTGCCAATGCAAATGGTAGTGCTGATGCTAATTCCCTCATACCTTGGCTTAAAAATTTATCATCCGGCTCATCACCTGCTTCATCCAAGCTCCCACACCATCTTTACATCCCCAGTGGCTCTATAAGCGCTCCAGTCACCCCTCCTTTGAGTTCTCCTACTGCCCGGACCCCACGGATGAAAGATAATTGGAATGAACAAATAGGTGGTTCAGTGTGGGGACAGCAATACGCCTTCTTACCCTCATCTACCCCCCCCAGTCCCGGTCGTCAGACTCCCCCTGATTCAGGGTGGCTGTCTGGTGTTCAAACTCCCCAAGATGGGCCTTCATCTCCAACCTTCAGCCTTGTTGCATCAAATCCATTTGGCATCAAAGAGCCACTTTCAAATGGAGGATCCCGCATGTGGACTCCAGGGCAGAGCGGAGCATGCTCCCCAGCTATTGCAGCTGGTTTTGATCAAACTGCTGATGTCCCCATGGCTGATGCTGTTTCTGCTGAGTTTGCATTTGGCAACAGTACCAAGGGACTGGTCAAGCCGTGGGAAGGGGAGAGGATACATGAGGAATTCGTATCCGATGATCTTGAGCTTACCTTAGGGAACTCTAAAACCAGGTAA
- the LOC113763283 gene encoding carboxy-terminal domain RNA polymerase II polypeptide A small phosphatase 1-like encodes MVSKIVKKTPTKSIKSPGHRHHSHQRRKKSPVKNASATASVVVASINKSIYTCHRRLIKIFSKLACIATPIKKKSPRKWGYQLLQKGSEDPKNSIRRALFDDEKSSALPPLVSPEKKTVFLDLDETLVHSQPGPAPEKYDFIVRPMIDGERVDFFVLKRPFVEEFLEFLRNKFEIVVFTAGIEEYASQVLDRIDGKGLISHRLYRDSCKELDGKFVKDLSELGRDLKRVVIVDDNPNSYVFQPDNAVPILPFIDDLGDGELKKLIQFFEKLDEVEDTTDAVKNYVVSQFSGGT; translated from the coding sequence ATGGTGTCCAAGATTGTGAAGAAAACCCCAACAAAGTCCATCAAAAGTCCTGGCCACCGTCACCACAGCCACCAACGCCGGAAAAAATCACCCGTAAAGAATGCCTCCGCCACTGCTTCAGTGGTGGTTGCTTCGATTAACAAATCCATTTACACTTGCCACCGCCGCCTCATCAAGATTTTCTCCAAATTAGCGTGCATTGCGACCCCAATTAAGAAGAAGAGCCCAAGAAAATGGGGGTATCAGTTACTTCAAAAGGGTTCTGAAGATCCCAAAAATAGCATCAGAAGGGCTCTGTTTGATGACGAAAAAAGTTCTGCGCTTCCACCACTGGTTTCGCCAGAGAAAAAGACTGTCTTTCTTGATTTGGACGAGACTTTGGTGCATTCCCAGCCGGGCCCTGCTCCAGAAAAGTATGATTTCATAGTTAGGCCGATGATAGATGGAGAAAGAGTGGATTTCTTCGTGTTAAAGAGGCCATTTGTGGAAGAATTTTTGGAGTTCCTGAGAAATAAATTTGAGATTGTGGTGTTCACAGCTGGAATTGAGGAGTATGCTTCCCAAGTGCTCGACAGAATTGATGGAAAGGGTTTGATTTCACACAGATTGTACCGAGATTCCTGCAAAGAACTGGATGGGAAGTTTGTGAAAGATTTGTCTGAGCTGGGAAGGGATTTGAAAAGGGTTGTGATTGTTGATGACAATCCGAATTCGTATGTTTTTCAGCCTGATAATGCCGTGCCGATTCTCCCGTTTATTGATGATCTTGGAGATGGGGAGCTGAAGAAGTTAATTCAGTTTTTTGAGAAGTTGGATGAAGTTGAGGACACTACAGATGCTGTCAAAAATTATGTAGTATCTCAATTCTCAGGAGGGACATGA